The Bordetella sp. FB-8 genome includes a window with the following:
- a CDS encoding glycerol-3-phosphate dehydrogenase/oxidase, translated as MTLPASFPNTSDRSVLLSSLAQTPWDVVVIGGGATGLGTAVDAASRGFRTLLVEGADFAKGTSSRATKLVHGGVRYLAQGNISLVREALRERGLLHRNAPHLAWPLGFVVPAYRLIDKPFYGIGLKIYDLLAGRLNLKPSRWLSRDQALAHAPTLAQQQGGRALRGGILYYDGQFDDARLAIALMRTLQDLGGTAVNYVRARGLVQAEGRITGVELEDAETGAELGAVRAHCVVNATGVWVDAVRRMDEPDAPGMVAPSQGVHLTLPREFLPGEDAILIPKTDDGRVLFVVPWNGHTLVGTTDAPRADLPLEPRASDADVDFILGTAARYLSRAPTRADVTSVWAGLRPLVKHTGEAATKTLSREHTILVSRSGLVTVTGGKWTTYRRMAQDVLDTAIEKHLLPAAACRTESLPLHGSPGDPARLAAKSGTPDSYYGTDLPALRALPGTEHMLVAASGLTEAHVRHAARFELARTIEDVLARRNRALFLDVRAALAAAPEVARILADELGRDEVWKAATLKDFESVARQYLPA; from the coding sequence ATGACCCTGCCCGCTTCTTTCCCGAACACGTCGGACCGCTCCGTCCTGCTTTCCTCGCTTGCACAAACGCCCTGGGACGTGGTGGTCATCGGCGGCGGGGCCACCGGCCTGGGCACGGCGGTGGACGCGGCCTCGCGCGGCTTTCGCACGCTGCTGGTGGAAGGGGCCGATTTCGCCAAGGGCACCTCCAGCCGCGCCACCAAGCTGGTGCACGGCGGCGTGCGCTACCTGGCCCAGGGCAACATCTCGCTGGTGCGCGAAGCCCTGCGCGAACGCGGCCTGCTCCATCGCAATGCGCCGCACCTGGCCTGGCCGCTGGGCTTCGTGGTGCCGGCCTATCGCCTCATCGACAAACCTTTCTATGGCATAGGCCTGAAGATCTACGACCTGCTGGCGGGTCGTCTCAATCTCAAGCCCAGCCGCTGGCTCTCGCGCGACCAGGCCCTGGCGCATGCCCCCACCCTGGCTCAGCAGCAAGGCGGCCGGGCGCTGCGCGGGGGCATCCTGTACTACGACGGCCAGTTCGACGACGCGCGGCTGGCCATCGCGCTGATGCGCACCCTGCAAGACCTGGGCGGCACCGCGGTCAACTATGTGCGCGCGCGCGGCCTGGTGCAGGCCGAAGGCCGTATCACCGGGGTTGAATTGGAAGACGCGGAAACCGGCGCCGAATTAGGCGCGGTGCGCGCGCATTGCGTGGTCAACGCGACGGGCGTCTGGGTCGACGCGGTGCGCCGCATGGACGAGCCCGACGCTCCGGGCATGGTGGCACCCAGCCAGGGCGTGCACCTGACGCTGCCGCGCGAGTTCCTGCCGGGCGAGGACGCCATACTCATACCCAAGACCGACGACGGGCGCGTACTGTTCGTGGTGCCCTGGAACGGCCACACCCTGGTCGGCACCACCGATGCGCCGCGCGCCGACCTGCCGCTCGAGCCCAGGGCCTCGGATGCCGACGTGGATTTCATCCTGGGCACGGCTGCGCGCTACCTGAGCCGCGCACCCACCCGCGCCGACGTCACCAGCGTCTGGGCCGGCCTGCGTCCCCTGGTCAAACATACGGGCGAGGCCGCCACCAAGACGCTGTCGCGCGAGCACACCATCCTCGTGTCGCGTTCCGGCCTGGTCACCGTGACGGGCGGCAAATGGACGACCTACCGCCGCATGGCCCAGGACGTGCTCGATACCGCGATCGAAAAGCACCTGTTGCCGGCCGCAGCCTGCCGTACCGAGTCGCTGCCGCTGCACGGCTCGCCGGGCGATCCGGCCAGGCTGGCGGCCAAGTCCGGCACGCCAGACAGCTATTACGGCACCGACCTGCCTGCCCTGCGCGCTCTGCCCGGCACCGAACATATGCTGGTCGCCGCCAGCGGCCTGACCGAGGCACACGTACGCCACGCCGCGCGCTTCGAGCTGGCGCGCACCATCGAGGACGTGCTGGCGCGCCGCAACCGCGCCCTGTTCCTCGATGTGCGCGCCGCGCTGGCCGCCGCGCCCGAGGTGGCGCGCATCCTGGCCGACGAACTCGGCCGCGACGAGGTCTGGAAGGCCGCCACCCTGAAGGATTTCGAATCCGTCGCCCGGCAATATCTGCCGGCCTGA
- a CDS encoding YbaK/prolyl-tRNA synthetase associated domain-containing protein has translation MTTYDKLQELLRAHQIDYKLVQHAAAGKSEEVAALRGTEVSQGAKALVCRVKITSNTRKHVLAVFPADRQADLDAVAAAVGGKKASLVPHELARELTGCEIGAIPPFTFNAQLQLLVDPTLGTRHEEIAFNAGRLDASIVMRTADYFRVAAPEQATLIKA, from the coding sequence ATGACCACCTACGACAAACTGCAAGAACTGCTGCGAGCCCATCAGATCGACTACAAGCTGGTGCAGCACGCGGCGGCCGGAAAGTCCGAGGAAGTGGCCGCCCTGCGCGGCACCGAGGTCAGCCAGGGCGCCAAGGCACTGGTGTGCCGGGTAAAGATCACCTCCAACACGCGCAAGCACGTGCTGGCCGTGTTTCCCGCCGATCGCCAGGCGGACCTGGACGCGGTGGCCGCGGCCGTGGGCGGCAAGAAGGCTTCGCTGGTGCCGCACGAGCTGGCACGCGAACTGACCGGCTGCGAGATCGGCGCCATTCCGCCCTTCACCTTCAATGCGCAGCTACAGTTGCTGGTGGACCCCACGCTGGGCACCCGGCACGAAGAGATCGCCTTCAACGCGGGCAGGCTGGATGCCTCCATCGTGATGCGCACCGCCGATTATTTCCGCGTGGCCGCGCCCGAACAGGCCACCCTCATCAAGGCTTGA
- a CDS encoding NRDE family protein: MCLAVLALRSIPGVPVLVAANRDEFHARPAAPAARWDGEPAIHAGRDLQAGGTWMGATEDGRFALVTNYREPGRQRSGAPSRGALVQDWLRGQGTIADYLAWLHAEGSRYNGFNLIVGDAGRAWYYGNRGDAPRELPDGVYGLSNHLLDTPWPKLVRVRRAFEGLIAQAGPARPSTEALYAMLHDRTPTQDAQLPDTGLPLERERMLGSPFIVSPDYGTRASTVLALRAAGDGELHERSYDPQGMARGDSDLSWGRRAAQSAQRS; the protein is encoded by the coding sequence ATGTGCCTTGCCGTCCTCGCCCTGCGCTCGATCCCCGGCGTGCCGGTGCTGGTCGCCGCCAATCGCGACGAGTTCCACGCCCGTCCCGCCGCGCCGGCGGCGCGCTGGGACGGCGAGCCGGCGATCCATGCCGGACGCGACCTGCAGGCCGGGGGCACGTGGATGGGCGCTACGGAAGATGGCCGCTTCGCCCTGGTGACCAATTACCGCGAACCGGGCCGGCAGCGGTCCGGGGCGCCTTCGCGCGGCGCCCTGGTCCAGGACTGGCTGCGCGGCCAGGGCACGATCGCCGACTACCTGGCCTGGCTGCACGCCGAAGGCTCACGCTACAACGGTTTCAACCTGATCGTGGGCGATGCCGGCCGTGCCTGGTACTACGGTAACCGGGGCGATGCGCCGCGTGAATTGCCGGATGGCGTCTATGGCCTGTCCAACCACCTGCTCGATACGCCCTGGCCCAAGCTGGTACGCGTGCGCCGGGCCTTCGAAGGCCTGATCGCGCAAGCCGGCCCCGCGCGGCCCTCGACCGAAGCGCTCTATGCCATGCTGCATGACCGCACGCCCACGCAAGACGCCCAGTTGCCGGACACCGGACTGCCGCTGGAGCGAGAACGGATGCTCGGCAGCCCCTTCATCGTCAGCCCCGATTACGGTACGCGCGCCTCGACCGTGCTGGCGCTGCGCGCCGCCGGCGATGGGGAACTGCACGAGCGCAGCTACGATCCGCAAGGCATGGCCCGGGGCGACAGCGACCTGTCCTGGGGCCGCCGAGCGGCTCAATCGGCCCAGCGCTCCTGA
- a CDS encoding two-component system response regulator, with product MPAAPDHRPRLLVVDDEPNNLQVLRYALQAGYRLFFANSGARALAIAREQLPDLVLLDVMMPQMDGHAVCAALKADPATAQIPVIFITALIDSDDEAYGLRLGAVDYITKPISPPVVCARVRTHLSLVHMNELRETRLQIVQRLGRAAEYKDNETGMHVIRMSHYAQRLALRAGLSAAWADDLLNAAPMHDVGKIGIPDAVLRKPGPLDIEEWTVMRRHPEIGAEIIGEHPSGILRMAHTIALAHHEKWDGSGYPRGLKGELIPLEARIVAIADVFDALTSRRPYKEAWSMMQALEYIQTQAGRHFDPALVAHFATLAPELPQIQERWAD from the coding sequence ATGCCCGCAGCGCCTGACCATCGTCCCCGCCTGCTCGTCGTCGACGACGAACCCAATAATCTGCAAGTGCTGCGCTACGCGCTGCAAGCCGGTTACCGCCTGTTTTTCGCCAATAGTGGCGCGCGGGCGCTGGCCATCGCGCGCGAGCAGTTGCCCGATCTGGTGCTGCTGGACGTGATGATGCCGCAGATGGACGGCCACGCCGTGTGCGCCGCGCTCAAGGCCGACCCGGCCACCGCGCAGATCCCCGTCATTTTCATCACCGCGCTGATCGACAGCGATGACGAGGCCTACGGCTTGAGATTGGGCGCGGTGGACTACATCACCAAGCCTATCAGCCCTCCCGTGGTCTGTGCCCGCGTGCGCACGCACCTCTCGCTGGTCCATATGAACGAGCTGCGCGAGACGCGCCTGCAGATCGTGCAGCGCCTGGGCCGCGCGGCCGAATACAAGGACAACGAAACGGGCATGCACGTCATCCGTATGAGTCACTATGCTCAGCGGCTGGCGTTGCGCGCGGGCTTGAGCGCAGCCTGGGCGGACGATCTGCTCAACGCAGCGCCGATGCACGACGTGGGCAAGATCGGCATTCCCGATGCCGTGCTGCGCAAACCCGGCCCGCTCGACATCGAGGAATGGACCGTCATGCGCCGCCATCCCGAGATCGGGGCCGAGATTATCGGCGAGCATCCCTCGGGCATATTGCGCATGGCGCACACCATCGCGCTCGCCCATCACGAAAAATGGGACGGCAGCGGTTATCCGCGCGGCTTGAAGGGCGAGCTGATTCCCTTGGAGGCGCGCATCGTCGCTATTGCCGATGTGTTCGACGCGCTGACTTCGCGCCGTCCCTACAAGGAGGCCTGGTCCATGATGCAGGCGCTGGAATACATCCAGACCCAAGCGGGCCGGCATTTCGACCCGGCGCTGGTCGCGCACTTCGCAACGCTGGCGCCGGAACTGCCGCAGATTCAGGAGCGCTGGGCCGATTGA